Proteins from a genomic interval of Indicator indicator isolate 239-I01 chromosome 1, UM_Iind_1.1, whole genome shotgun sequence:
- the CMSS1 gene encoding protein CMSS1 translates to MQMQRIAMLNITPSAEYSVSACLPARLHCNRDESQLTKTLLFFSLDPSDDEATEKANDSRTRTQEDSNSKPAVTKKRKKPTECFLSQPEEKQESTVKAKKRKKKKISDILEKSTPKPGVPADLQNLLSQYFSENRSVIEKEELKLSDSCFLPANDLTHSFSSYLKEICPKWAKLRKNHKEKKSVVMLVICSSALRSLELIKSMTAFKGDCRVLKLFAKHIKIKEQMNMLEKGVFHVGVGTPGRVKALVEQDGLCLNSTKYMILDWNWRDQKLRRMMDIPEIKKETIDLLEMSIIKLCREGSVKLGLF, encoded by the exons ATGCAGATGCAAAGGATTGCTATGCTGAACATCACCCCTTCAGCAGAGTATTCTGTCAgcgcctgcctgcctgctcgtTTGCACTGCAACAGAGATGAAAGTCAAT TAACCAaaactctgctttttttctcattaGATCCTTCAGATGATGAAGCTACTGAGAAAGCAAATGATAGCAGGACAAGAACACAAGAAGATTCAAATTCCAAGCCTGCTGtgacaaagaaaaggaagaag CCTACAGAGTGTTTTCTAagtcagcctgaagaaaaacaagagagCACTGTAAAggcaaagaagagaaagaag aaGAAAATTTCTGATATTCTGGAAAAATCCACTCCAAAACCCGGTGTCCCTGCAGATCTACAAAACCTGCTTAGCCAATATTTTAGTGAAAACCGCTCAGTGATTGAAAAAGAGGAATTAAAGCTGTCAG ATTCCTGTTTTTTGCCAGCCAATGATCTCACCCACAGTTTTTCTTCATACCTGAAGGAAA tcTGCCCTAAGTGGGCAAAACTCCGTAAAAACCACAAGGAGAAGAAGTCAGTGGTCATGCTGGTTATCTGCAGTTCTGCCCTTCGTTCCTTGGAACTCATCAA aTCAATGACAGCATTTAAAGGAGACTGCAGAGTTCTCAAGTTGTTTGCAAAGCACATAAAG ATAAAAGAACAGATGAACATGTTGGAGAAAGGCGTGTTCCACGTCGGGGTCGGAACTCCTGGGAGAGTGAAAGCACTAGTGGAGCAAG ATGGCTTGTGTTTGAACTCCACAAAATACATGATTCTGGATTGGAACTGGAGAGATCAGAAACTAAGGAGAATGATGGATATCCCTGAG ataaagaaagaaacaattgACCTACTGGAGATGAGCATTATAAAGCTGTGCAGAGAGGGGTCTGTGAAGCTGGGACTCTTTTAA